CAGGGCGGGTCTCAGACCCGCCCCTAGAAGTTGGTTGATAGTTCGGACCTGCCGCACGAGTTCGACTTGAGTCCTGCGGACTTGATAGCGGCTACTTCTCGCGGCTTCTCCGGATCACTTCCTCCTCCGGCTGGCCCTTGAGCCACTCGTCGAACGGCGTGAACCTGGGCAGGGGCACGTCGACCTGGCTCAGGTCCCGGGCGATGGGATAGCGGCCCAGAGTGTGCACGGCCCGGCTGGCCACGAACACGTTCAAGGGTGACGTGTCCGCCGGGATGTTGGCGATGTTGAGCACCAGCTTGCCGTTGCGGCCCAGCACGTCGATCCACTGGCGGACCTTGGCCACGATGGCCTCGGGCTTGCTGTCGCGGATAAAGCGGCCGTTGAGCCCCAGGAACACGGGCTGATGGCCGTGGGTGTCGGCGTACTCTTTGATCCACAGCGGATCCCACTCCTGGGTGCGGCCCATCGCGCCGAGGACCATCTTCATGCCCAGGAGGCCGAACTCGTTGATCAGGTCAAAGCTGTCCCACATCAGCTTTTTGTCGAACTTGGCCGGATCCTCTTCGCAATAGTCGCCGGCCACCGAACCGGCCTTGATATCCCAGCCGTTCTTTTTGCCCAGGGCCTTGAGGCGTTGCGCCGAGGGCAGCTCCCACTCGCGGATCATGGCGTGGGAGAGGTTGGGGAAGCAGGCCCAGGCATCGGGCCCGGTGAAGGATTTCAGATGGCCGTGCTCGGCCTGCGCCCTGACAAAGGGCAGGATCGCGCCCTCTTCCATGAAGGCAAAGACATCTTTCGCGAACTGGGGGTTGCGGCGCATGGCGTGGACGGCCGGGGCATAGCCCATCATGTTGCACATCATGCTGAACGGCGAGCAGAAAAAGCCGTCCTTGAGCAGGCCCGAGGCGCGCTCGGCGGTGAGCCTGGCCAGCTCGCAGGCAAAGGGCACGCGGCCCTTCGTGGGATCCAGCGGCTTGAGCCTGGCCAGGTCCGCCGGCGAGCTGATCAGCGGGTGGCTGACGTCGGGGGTGGGCATGGCGTTGTCGCTGTAGATGAACCTGGCGCCGAGGGCTTCGGTCTCCCAGTTGTAGACGTCGGCGATGACGGTGTAGCCATCCATCTCGTACCAGCGCTGCACGGCCATCTGCGTGCTGATATGCAGTTCGGCGTCCCAGTAGAACTTGCGGGCGGGCACGCGAGCCACGGTCATGCAGTGGTCGTGCGACTGTGCGCCGGCAAAGGGCACCATATCGGGCACGCCCATCATGGCGGCCATCGGGCGGTTGCCGGGATTCAACTGGCCAATGTGCAGACCCTTGCTCCACAGCAGACCCTGAATGAGGTCGAGCGTTGCGTTGGCCATGGTGTTACCTCCTCATCAATTGCCGGGCTTTGGCCGTCGCGTCGAGCGCGTCCTTGCCCCAGGCATCGGCGCCCACTTCGTCGGCAAACTCCTGGCTGGTGGGCACGCCGCCGACCATCACCTTGACCTGATTGCGCAGGCCGCGCTCCTGCAGCCCGGCGATAATGTCCTTGATGCTGAGCATGGTGGTGGACATGTAGCAGCCCGCGCCGAGGATGTCGGGCTTGAGCTCGGCGGTCTGGTCGAGGAAGGTCTTGACCGGCACGTCGACGCCGAGGTCGGTGACCTCAAAGCCGGCGCCCTGGAGCATGGCGATGACGATGGACTTGCCCAGGGTGTGCATATCGCCGGCGACGGTGCCGATGAGCACGCGGCCGGTGTGCCTGGCGCCCTCAGCGGTGAGGGTGGGCTGGACCACGGCCATCGCGGCGGAAAAGGCCTCGGCGGACATCACGACATCGGGGAGAAAGTACTGGTTCTCCTTCCAGAGCTGGCCGGCGGCCTGGATGCCGGGGACGATGGCCGAGTTGACGATGTCGAGGCCCTTGAGGCCCTCGGCCAGGGCCTGTTGGGCGGTGGCGGCGGCGGTGGCGTCGTCGCCTTCGAGAACGGCCTGCTTGAGCTTGGTCAGTGCGTCGGACATAGTACTCTCCTTTGCCGAGAATGGCCCCCTTTGTGAGCACCAGGGGGCGAACGGCCGGGCGAAGTGCCCGGGTTGATGCCAACAGTCACGACAAGCCAAGACCCGAATGGGGGAGCAGGCGCAGGAGACGGTTCGAAGCGAGAGGTGAGAGGATCCGGACGCGTCAGGAGAGCCTGCCCCGTTAGGTTGTCCCTCGTGACAGAGGATAGCGCGGTTTGGCACAGGTGCCAAACGAGCGAGTGGTGAGCGGCCAGGCTTCCCACGTCTCCGAGACCTGGGAAGCCTCCGAAGCCAACTAGTCGGGCTTGCCCATCATCGAGGCCAGCGAACGCGAGGCGCCGTTGAGCCGGCCGAGGTGGAGCCCTTGAGCCCACAGGAGACCCTGAACCCTTCCCACGTATTGGCCATCGTCTTGACCCCTGCTGGACGGAGTTGGCCGTAGAGCGGACGATGAATGGTAAGGTCAGGGGGTACCGCGAGGGAGGAGGAGGCGAGTGGATAGCGCGTTCACGTGGTGGTCCCATCGGGAGGGTATCGTAGCACGAGTGGGAGAATTGGTCAAGGTTAGGAATAGCGAAGCGGCTAGTTCGTGCGCATTGCCGCGAGTTGCTTCGGTTGCGTCACGAGGTATTGACAGCCTTGTGGAAACAGTCTATACTTGTTATTGTTCGCCTGACGAGAGCTTCCGCGACCACTGGAGGTGACTGGCGAGCGGTCTGCTCCTGGCGTCGGGCCTTGGGCGAGTTTGGGCGCCAATCACCCACACTGCGTTCCAGTTGCGACGGCTCCGTCACGGCCCGTTCATCTTCCTCGAGATGCGTTTGGTCATGTATCGCTCGACTTGGCGTGCGCAAATACTGTGAGGCGAAGGAGCAGACAGATGCCGTACTCAGCAGAGATTAGCCGCCGCAATCCGAGTTGCATCCTCTTCCTTCTCGACCAATCCGGGTCTATGGCCGACCGATTCCCCAACCGCCAGGGCTGCAAGGCGGACGATGTCGCCACGACAACAAACCGTATCCTGTCGAATGTGATCGTGCGCTGCACCAAGGGCGATGATATCCGCGACTACTTCCATATTGGTGTTATCGGCTATGGCGGCAAGGTGGGGTCAGTACTTGGCGGTCTGCTTGCGGGACGTGACATAGTGCCGGCAAGCGAGCTTGGGCGTCACCCGCTCCGTGTGGAAGAACGTAAGCAGAAGGTGGAAGACGGCATCGGCGGGCTTGTGGAGCAGAACGTGCGATTTCCCGTGTGGATCGACCCGATCACAGAGAATGGCACTCCGATGTGCGCCGCGCTCACAGTTGCGACGCACATACTCGCTGCGTGGCTGAAGGATCATGCTGACTGTTTCCCACCGACGGTCATCCACGTGACGGATGGCGAAGCCACGGACGGTGACCCCAGAGAGGCCTTTGCAGCACTCACGAGCTTGGGCTCAAGTGACGGGCCCGTGATGCTGTTCAACGTGCACCTTTCCAGCAACCCGAGCGCAAACAAGCTCGAATGGCCAGACGCGAAGACCGCGTTGCCGGATCAGTACGCCCAGATGCTCTTTGACACCGCCAGTGCGCTGCTGCCTACTCATCGCATTCTAGCTGCTGAGCAGGGCAAGTCAGTGAATGAGGGCAGCAAGGCGTTCGTTCTGAATGCTGATCTCGTCTCCGTGATCGAGGCGTTTGAGATAGGTACTCGCCCAGCCAATTTCAGATAGGCGCTCCAAGGGCATGTTCGCAACAGTAAGCAGATACGTCTGTGTGAAAGCAGGCAACCAGCCGGATGAGTGCG
The window above is part of the Chloroflexi bacterium ADurb.Bin180 genome. Proteins encoded here:
- the metH_1 gene encoding Methionine synthase — its product is MSDALTKLKQAVLEGDDATAAATAQQALAEGLKGLDIVNSAIVPGIQAAGQLWKENQYFLPDVVMSAEAFSAAMAVVQPTLTAEGARHTGRVLIGTVAGDMHTLGKSIVIAMLQGAGFEVTDLGVDVPVKTFLDQTAELKPDILGAGCYMSTTMLSIKDIIAGLQERGLRNQVKVMVGGVPTSQEFADEVGADAWGKDALDATAKARQLMRR
- a CDS encoding Uroporphyrinogen decarboxylase (URO-D) is translated as MANATLDLIQGLLWSKGLHIGQLNPGNRPMAAMMGVPDMVPFAGAQSHDHCMTVARVPARKFYWDAELHISTQMAVQRWYEMDGYTVIADVYNWETEALGARFIYSDNAMPTPDVSHPLISSPADLARLKPLDPTKGRVPFACELARLTAERASGLLKDGFFCSPFSMMCNMMGYAPAVHAMRRNPQFAKDVFAFMEEGAILPFVRAQAEHGHLKSFTGPDAWACFPNLSHAMIREWELPSAQRLKALGKKNGWDIKAGSVAGDYCEEDPAKFDKKLMWDSFDLINEFGLLGMKMVLGAMGRTQEWDPLWIKEYADTHGHQPVFLGLNGRFIRDSKPEAIVAKVRQWIDVLGRNGKLVLNIANIPADTSPLNVFVASRAVHTLGRYPIARDLSQVDVPLPRFTPFDEWLKGQPEEEVIRRSREK